Genomic window (Toxotes jaculatrix isolate fToxJac2 chromosome 10, fToxJac2.pri, whole genome shotgun sequence):
AGTGCTGTGTCACTACAAAGTGTCTGTTTACGTTGAAGTATGTTAAAACACTCCCTGTGCACCCCAGGTGAACAGCAAAGGCTACAAGGTGTGTGGGGAGGCCAGCAGCGTGTGTGGGACCATCACTATTAATAAGAGAAAGGTAGGATTTTGTTTTCGTGTTTTCATGATTCtgctaaataaaacaaagtgtgtgaaaaatgtttgacttaGTAGTTTATTTTCATACCTCATGCTGTGtactttttccttctttttaccTGGTAATAGTTTGAGGAGATGAATAGTGAATTGGAGGAGAACCGGGAGCTGGCAGACAACCgcctcactgagctgcagaaaCTCCAGCAGGATTTGCAAAATGTTCATCAGGAGAACAACAACATGAAGGTATGTCACCGTGTATCACGATTGAGTTTAATTTAGTGCCATGATAGAAATATATGTTTGTAATACTTTActgattaaatgttttttctgtttagtcctttttctctttggcttatgtctctgcctctttttctttcccttctctgCATTCCTCTCAGGCGGAGCTGATGAGTCGAGCAGAGGGCATGGTGAAGGAGACTTCAGAGTATCGCTGTCTGCAGTCGCAGTTTTCTGTACTCTACAACGAGTCTCTGATCCTCAAGGCTCAGTTAGATGAGACACGCGCTCGCCTCAACACGACCAGGACGGCACGCCTTCGGCAGCTGGAGCACATGGAGgtaagttgtgtgtgtttgcatctggGCCAACGACCATCTGTGTAACCTTCATTTCCCTCTCACTCATACTTTCCCCTCTGTGTGCAGAATGATGAGGTGGCTCTGCAGAGGAAGGTTCGTACAGAGGTGTTTCAGCTGGAGGACACGCTGGCTCAGGTCAGGAAGGAGTACGAGATGTTGCGCATCGAATTTGAACAGACTCTTGCTGCCAATGAGCAAGCAGGTAACTAACAGGTTCCAGCTTACGTAGTGACTGAGGTTCATGAACTGAGCTACAAATACAGTAGAGCTTAGATTCACATCAGATTCCTGCTGACAATAAATTGCTAATGTgaattctgtctctctcttgctttcttttcttcctccttcttttctcaGGTCCTATCAACAGGGAGATGCGCCACTTGATTAGCACGCTGCAAACCCACAACCAGCAGATGAAGGGAGAGGTGGTGAAATACAAGATgaggctgagagagacacaaactgaactCAACCAGGTGGGTCAGAAGAAATTTGCACAACTTTGATAGTAAGACACATATATGTGTTGTGATCTGTTGGAAACAGTGAAGCAGGAAACGGTAGCAAGCTGCTCTAAAAGTCATCCCATGCCTCTTTTGCCTCTGTAGGTCCGTGCTTCAAAGGGCAGTGCCATCCTTCAATCCCAGTCAAGCACAGAGATGGACGTGAAGGATGAGACAACCTCTCCTTCCACCCCAGCTGTCACTGGAGAACCTGTGGTCAAGACAGATCCTGACAACGGCTCCTCAACACCCAGCAgcacaggtaaaaaaaacacctaGTTAACTGGTCATAAAAAGCTTATTTGACAATTTATTAAGTTGTAAATAACTTAAGTGGCATTTCTGCtcatttcactttgttgttATGATCCATCTTAAGACATATGTGGACAGACCTGGTTGGTTATTCCTTTTTCACCTTCAtcacattgtcttttttttaggTGCTTCAGTAAAAACAGAGCCTGGACTGGAACCAGAGGCAAcagtaaaagaggaggagaaggaggagaagaaagataaggaggaaaagaaggaaaaggacattataaagaaagaggagaaagaaagagagcgggagaaagagaaggaaaaggaaagagagaggccGACCCGCGGCGGTGGGAGCAGCAGCCTGctaaaggaagagaaggagaagccAGGGAGCAGTAGCCAACTGGAGGAGTCAGCCGGGGAGCGTTTGTCTATGGTCGGAGGGTcaaagaggaaggagatggagcagctgaagaTTGTCAGAGCAGAACTCAAGTAAGTCGCATGTGTGGaagttggtttttattttagagTATGCTAATTTTTGAAGTATCAGATAGATGATGTGAACCATGCTGGGTCAGCTGAAAAATAGTGTCACAGGTaccttcaaaatgtcattatatcattatatatatgtatttttttttttctcctgataTAAATTTTAAGACTTGATTTAAACATCATATATTTGCTTTACTTATTGGCAGATAAATGATATGTGCCCTATTCACATGTTTTATGAGAAATTATACTGAACTCACCACAGTTTCAGAATagtttaaacatgtttaaacattttcaaacccttgttactcttttctttttccagtatTTATTGTTATGGTTTGGGTTTGGGgcatgtttttcttcctcatacTCAAACTTAATGGGCTTTACTCAGAGTTCCTGTTATTTTTGGGCCCCGGATGTTGTTTATGTTGATGGTTTTGGATGTGCAGGAAAGCCCAGGAGTCCCAGAGGGagatgaagctgctgctggacatGTACCGCTCAGCACCGAAGGAGCAGAGGGACAAAGTCCAGCTCAtggctgcagagaaaaaggCCAAGTCAGAGGTGATTGACACTGCACAACACAGTCCCCTGCAAACAGACATTTTGTTGCTGTAGTGGACAGTCTAAGTGTTGGTGATGGGCCTATTCATTCAGAAAGAACATGATACATCGATATTTGCACTGGATTTTCCACGTGGGCTTATTCTTTTCAGCTGAACATGGCCAGATAGAATAGCCTGCTGTAATTAATTGTAGCATtcctataataataatagttgtaataaaaataatgataatattgtTCTGATTCCAGGGAGAGGAGCTGCGGCAGAGGctgagggagctggaggagagggagaggagggagggcaaGAAAATGGCAGATGAAGAGGCTCTGAGGAAAATCCGCTCTGTGGAGGAGCAGATCGACATACTCAACAAGAAGCTCTCTATAGCCAAACAGGTGCGTGAGGGGGTCATTTCGTTTGTACGCACAAACCCTCTGCCTGGTTCTCATTCGCTAACACCCTGTCGCCTCCGTGCTCCCTCTGCAGGAGGAAGACGCACTGCTGAGCGAGATGGACGTGACGGGCCAGGCCTTCGAGGACATGCAGGAACAGAACATCCGCCtgatgcagcagctcagagagaaaGACGATGCCAACTTCAAGCTGATGAGCGAGCGGATCAAGTCCAACCAGATCCACAAGCTGctaaaagaggagaaggaggagttgGCAGACCAGCTGCTAACTTTAAAAACTCAGGTCAGCCACGAGGCAACTCCACAACGGCTTGCACACACAGGTTTTGTGACAGACGCAGTTAAATTGCAGTGAGAATTTAGGAACTATGGATTATATCCAtcaaccaaataaaaacagttttactTTCTCAGTAAAACAGCCTGTTCTCTGTCAATAAACCCATGAGTTTTTCTATGACTGCTCCAAATTGTGTGCCCAGTTTCCTGGTTGTCTTTTCTGACCATCCTGTTCTGTGCCCATGGCCACAGGTTGATGCCCAGCTGCAGGTGGTAAGGAAGCTTGAGGAGAAGGAGCGCCTCCTGCAGGGGACCATCAGCACTGCCGAGAGAGAGCTGGCACTTCGAACGCAAGCTTTGGACATGAACAAACGCAAGGTAACATACAGTTGAGTTATGATGAGCCACAGCTTTAAGTTTAATCCCTAAAACAGTGAACTgttactaaaaaaaatacaatatgagAAGAAATGAGATTCCCGTTGAGGATGAGTAAAGACGTGTCGCCCTCCAGGCTCAGGAGTCTGCGTTGCTGTCGGAGGAGGTGCGAACTCAGCTGGAGCAGGTTCAGCAGAGGCTCAGCGAGGTCAGAGAGGAGGTCATTGAGAACAGTATCTCCAGGGAAAAAGAGTCCTTCAATGCCCGGCGAGCACaggtaacaacacacacaaacaaatatgtgCAAACAAATAAGCCCAGGCCATAAagggtgtgtttttaaaaggtgAAGTGTTGTTCAAACAAAGTTATATCCACTGAGGCTGTTTTTGAAGCCTTAAAAACATACTGACGTATACTGAGGGGAATATGTACTTACAGCTGTTAACTGATCAGAGAGATAAACACCCTCACTGGTTTTAAATCTAAGATAAAATCATGGCTTAAATCAACCCAATCATGCACTCATCAACCATAAATCCTGTTGGCTCATGATGATCCACTGATTTGTAATTTTAACATTGTGATTTTATTGCTGTCTGGCCctttgttattgttgctgtctgattattgtttgttgtcctgttgttgtttgagaaggctgtttcagtgacagtgttCTTATATTTGTTGTATTCTCATGTATTTACTTATCTTGGACTATAGTGTTTTGTCTTAATACTCAGTGTTTATTGTTCCTGCTCAGGACTACAGAGAGCTATgcactgtccctgttaaataaacaaataaaataaactctAAATGTATTTCAGGAGGACATCTCCAAACTTAGGAGAAAGATCGAGAAGGCCAAGAAACCAGCTGAGAAAATCAGCAATGGAGACGAGATCCTAAACGAAGAAATTAATGACTACAAGGTAAGTTTGggtgatactttttttttttttttttttttttttttttaactttttggtTTCAGTTATCCTCCTCCAGAGAGGTCggctgtttctccctgtttccagaCTTTGTGCTAGGCTAAGCTAACCAgttgcttctttctttttctcatatAACTCagtttaagaaaacaaataagcgTACCCCTGTACGACAAGAGTTATGCCTCAGCTGTTCTCTGTACTCTCCACGGTCTTGAGGATAAATCTTGGCCTCATCGGGGTTTAGAATCAGACTCCATATCAGATGGTGTTTTCCTAATATGGGTGTTGTCAGAACAGTTGAGCTTGAAGTCCCGTCTCTATAATCACATGTCCTCGCTGCTGCCCTcgatatttttttccactcattACAAACTATTCATGTGAGGACAAAACTGGCTTCTCAGTTTATTGTTCAAACCCCTTCCTCcctgccccctccctctctctctctctctttctctctccccctccccctccccctccaggCACGTCTAACATGTCCATGCTGCAACTCCCGGGTGAAGGATGCTGTGCTCACAAAGTGCTTCCACGTCTTCTGCTTCGAGTGCGTCAAGACGCGCTACGACACACGCCAGAGGAAGTGCCCCAAGTGCAACGCCGCCTTCGGTGCAAACGACTTCCATCGCATTTACATTGGCTAAAGCTGCGGTTCTCCCTGCGGCCACTTGCGAGGAGAAAGGGTCAACAAGATTTTGTTCGGTTTTGTTCAAACACTGCCGGGAGCATCACTGCACTCAAgtgtttcctcctctgactAGTTACATCCCATCCTCATGTATCTACAGGATGCAGGATCTGTGTGaaatcctctcctctctctgattCCAGCCTCATGAGGCCACACTGATGCTTTGAGCCGAACgctttaaaaatatttggatttgatttttttttttttttttacagtgactGAATTCAGCTCCAGTATCTGATAGgttgttgtattttttcagATACTGGTGCTGTATAAATGTAGAGAAATGAGATTCTGCGAGTTTGCATCGCATACTGAggtggtgtttgtgtatgtgtgcgtgttgagggtgtgtgtgtgtgtgtgtgtgtgtgtgtgcatttaaaaacaggCAATTACACAAACCAGTGTGCAATGGAAATAATTAGTACAGTGAGAAAACAGCATTCCTTCCAGTGTAGCAGATGTTTGTATCATAttggtgtgtatgtatatactgtatgtcatttttgtttctttcttctttttttttttatttgaaatctgCCTCTTTCTGTCCTGAAATCTCTAAAATCTCCTGACTTGACGCTGTGTTACTGGTGTTGCTAGTTATTAAACTGCCATCAAGGGTGTCCAGCCTttccatttccctttttttttttgtttttttttgtttttttttttagaccctGTGACCAATCTTAACATTTGACCTGGAATATTAAACCACAAGTCCCAGTGTGCAAGTGTTTATCCCTGTGCGCAGCGCCTTCCTCCtacacccctcctcctcctcctcctcctcttcccgaCGTGTTTGCACACTGGAAACAGTCGTTAGAATCGCTAGAAGGAAGGGAGTGCCATAAGGGAACAGCGACAAGggattcttttttcttttttaaataaaaggttGCGCAACATAATCCATCGCTGCAGTGCTTTTGATGCAAGCTCAGAGACAAAGGAACACCAAACCTGACTGGTGTGGGGCTCAGAGCAGAAATAAGAAGCTTTAGGAGACTCGTGGTCGACTCAACGTCAGCGcgtctcttccttttcttttacgCGTAAAGCTGCAAGAAGAAAAGTAAACTTTTGGAGACGTTTTTGtactgtatctttttttttaaattaacaactTTCCGCCGCTTTGTAGGCGAATTATCAGATCTCTCTACCGCTGCTGGATCTAAGCCTTTAACGGGTTCTTTCCAAATATAGCCACTGTAAATGCTGGAGTGTCCTTGACGGAGCGGCGCGATCCTAGATCGAATATTTGCAGCGCTGCCaaagtttaaaattaaatactcaGATCATTTTGAGTCATCGGGGATTTTCTTTTAGCAACACGTTAAGGGTATTTTGCAAATTAGGACGCTTGAATCAGTTGGCGTGTTGATATTTTAGAAGCTGGCGCGGTTCATATGTTTTTCTTCCTATTGTGAACTACTGTATGTTGATGTAAAAACGCTCTGTAGCCGACGATTGCTCCCAACAGAAGCCATTTTTAAGTACTTGATTTATAGTCCCGTCTGAGTCACTGAATACGAGCTGCTCAACCtgctctgagctgcagcctTAACCTGAGCACATACATTattagcactttttttttttttttcttctgttgctcTCAATTCTCCAACCATGACTTTTTGTGCGTCTTGCTCCGGGCGCGGTGGATGTGCCATGGCTCGGTTTTTCTTCACCATCTATGTCTTGGCGCTTGGTTTGTCGCTGGGCTTGTCTGGAGCTGAAGCCCAGCAGGCCAAGACGACCGGGGAGAGCCCACCGGGGGTCACCCTCCTTACTCTGATCACGGGAACCTGCCGGGAGATCCAGCAGTACGCGGAGTCAGTGGTGGGAACCGGCGTGGTGCGGTCAACTGTTGAGGTACAGAGAAGAGGTGCACCGCCGGCTAATTCTCTTCTACTCCCCGCACCAGGAAGTGGCCTTACACTCACTTCTTCTCTTTAATTGTTAATATACTGTGATCTAACTTCACTGTTTGCTCTGTCACTATTCTTGATCGATGCTTAACTGAACCTGATCACTAATTTTACCTCTTCTACTTCCATCCTTATCTACACCCTTCACACACATTCCTCTCCCCCGTGCCCCCTCAACTTGTTAATCTCTCTCCTGATCCCCTCATCTTCTCTGCCCTCATTTCATGTCTTCTTATATCCGTGCTTCCCCCTCACCCATAAACGCACAcactcttttctgtctccctgcctcCACCCTGCTGTGGTTCCCTTCTCCCCAGAGTGCAGTGTTGTTTCTTGAGTCAATGCTTGGTCAGGAGAACGTCTATACAGTGGCCATGGTAAGAAACCTCCTGGGTGTCTCCATCTAGCCTAACCTGACGTGGTCCCTTAAGCAGAGTCCTCTCATGAGGCTCTGTTCAGCTCATGTGGGTGACATAGTGCAGAGAATAGGAGCGTGGCTGTGGTGAAGAACTGGCAGTATGTGCATGTCTGTACACAGATATTTGCATGCGATGCCACCATACCTGTGAACTTGTAGCGATAAGATTCTGTATGCGTGCTGGAAAGCTGATAGGTAAGCTGAAATAGTTAACCATGACTCAGTTGCCATctctgaatgtaaaaaaaaaagggcgtGTACATGATACTTGGAAGAGAAATTGACTTTTTATGAGTCCCCAAAACTGAACCAGGGCCTTACTCCATTTAAATTCTGTTCTGTATGattgtttcctgtttaaatggagaaaaatgtcattttgtgaTCAAATTTCTTCCTCAAAACAAAAGATCTGCACACTGTGGTGATAGCTCCcagtaaaatgtaatgtaataataGATCAACATTTCTCCTGGGTAGTCATCGCCTGATAACTGTGCTCGATTTACAAGGAGCTATCAGTGCAGTGTGCAGGTcctctgtctatctgtgtctccaGTTTGTCTTTTGATCCGGCACctgtaaatgttttctgaatgtGCATGCCCTGCactgtttttcttcaaaatgtcatcctCAGGTCAGCTTTGAAGCGTTATAGTAGACAGACCACAGGAAGACTAACAAAGTATTGTTGTATTTTCAACTTTATAAGAGCTGAAAATCATAAAAGCCATTTTAATGCCCTGTATGGGCTGTATCACAGCTTTTAAAAAGTCTGTGGCTTCACAAACGTGCCTTTGACATTAAAGTTTATCGTTTGGAAATTGAGCTTTATCGAACTAAGCAGACCAGTAAATAATTAAGTGTGTTTAAGtgatatacacacactgatgtggaGTGACAGATGCTTGACTCATGCTCTGACATACTGGACAGCCTCCATGTATGTGCCAGTGTGTAGCACAACAGGTGCAGATAAGATACTTGTCCAAGTTACTGGGCTACCCTTGACCTTGCTGGATGAGGTTAtagtgtatatctgtgtgtgtgtgtgtgtgtgtgattttgggGGGGAGGTGAGTAGAGGTTGTACAGGAATAGAGAGGGGCACTGTCCAGCTGTCACTCGCATGCACAGTTGGCTATCCAAGCCAACAATACAGCACTTCTTCTATCATAAGgtgcagctcagcagctctTACAGTCTAAATGAGTTTCCCTTTAAATGAGATAATCGTGTTTATACCAGCAGCCACTGTCAATATGAGTGTCGCTGTTTTATACACAAGCATTATACATCATGCATTGCAGCATGATCGTGGTATTGGAGCCATGGTTGCCTGTGTAAACAAATCTGTATTTCCTCTCTGCATAATTCTTAATGTGATCAGAATGCTGCCTCTCTTCATTGTTACCTTTGATCATAACAAAGTAAAACATGTCTCCACCCTTTCCCCCCCACACACCGCCACAGTTTTTCGAGATGGTGATCCGATTCCTGGCTGAAGGAGCTGCCAGTGGCCTGAATGTCATTGCTGTTTACGTCACAGAGATCCTCAGGGTCACAGGATTCGATGGTGGGTACCAGGATGACctctgtgtgcgtgcatgtctgtctgtgtgtgtacatttagaCTTTGCTGCatgctctgtttttccttcccTGTATGTTTAGCTCACTGCAAAATGTCTGCTGGAGTAAGTGTCGATCTGTGGCAATGAAAGTTTTAAGTGCAAGTGAAAATATGCAGTCTTGCCTCTCGCCTCTCCCTTGGGGCAATCTGTCTGCCACTCCTTTTTAAGTGTGAGTGTTTACTTCTTTTGCTTCCTGTGTGAGACAAGTGTTTCAAGCTTTATTCCTTGTGAAAATATGCCTAAGTTGGATTTCCTCCCTTCACAGTTGCACTGACGTTGCCCCGATTCACTCCAGAGGGTGTGACTGCCGTCGCCCAGTGGGGTCTGGTGGCTCTCATTGGCTACTGGGTGCTGACCATTGTTCTCCGTCTGCTGATTGCCGTGGTGAGGCGGGTATTCTGGGTGGTGAAAACTGTGCTGGCGCTCTGGCTTTTCGGGCTGATTGCGACTGATAAGACTGCCAGTGCAGACACCACGGCGGTTCGACTGGCCGGCCTGGTGCTGGCATGTGTCCTGTTGACTCTGCTCACGTCTGCCTCTGAGAAGCCATGTGCAGTGGAACACCGGCTGAGCTGCCTGGAGGGGCGGCTGAAGGCAgtagagaagaggaaaggggaaTAGTGATGGGAGAGGGTAGAGAGGAGTACAGATGGACAAAGGTGATGGTAATGTCGGTTAAGAAAACAGTAACGTTGATGGTTTCTATATGTGTCAAAACTATTATGGCAATAAAGTAATCTCTGGGATTTTTAAATCAGGAatgctctttttgtttttccttcagaaAACACCAAAGGAAGAAGTTGATTTTTAGCAGGTATAGTGTTTGTCACGTTCAGCATCTTAGTCTatcatttgctaattagcatttAAAGTACAACAGAGACTGATGGGAAATGTTAGGGATAtctgtgccaaatttcatggaaatccgTCCGATAGTTGTTGAGATAATTTAGTGTGGACCAAAGCGGTCAACTAATTCCCAGATTGGCTTAGTCGGATTATTTTTACTTCATCAAGACACTGAAAAAACCCAGGATCAAACAGCCAGTCTCATCTCTGATGTCTTAGTCTCAACTCACCATGACCAGCACGGTGTCTTCAACCCAGGCTGATCCG
Coding sequences:
- the rnf20 gene encoding E3 ubiquitin-protein ligase BRE1A isoform X1; protein product: MSGQKRPADPSGPSSSGAPSEKRREREGEDGGPGVSAAAAGGSTAVETVIKLGGVSNSEEQDIKALQAKNRKLGEALDQRQVIEDELRERIERLETRQATDDASLLILNRYWNQFDENVQLIIRRYDQASSEPEKSPVGEGRSLKPETPEPDGDSNQERAKDRGHQGETTNSFLATLASSSSEEMEAELQVRVESSQKQANRVVEIYECLKGTVDQLKAEVDSGAEGSLWPVASKLNSLLTSENERLQQLTEDLKQKHSHMTSESRPLGRAANKADQRVSELQVLIEELQWDMEKIRRRENRLNAHLSEILERVNSKGYKVCGEASSVCGTITINKRKFEEMNSELEENRELADNRLTELQKLQQDLQNVHQENNNMKSFFSLAYVSASFSFPSLHSSQAELMSRAEGMVKETSEYRCLQSQFSVLYNESLILKAQLDETRARLNTTRTARLRQLEHMENDEVALQRKVRTEVFQLEDTLAQVRKEYEMLRIEFEQTLAANEQAGPINREMRHLISTLQTHNQQMKGEVVKYKMRLRETQTELNQVRASKGSAILQSQSSTEMDVKDETTSPSTPAVTGEPVVKTDPDNGSSTPSSTGASVKTEPGLEPEATVKEEEKEEKKDKEEKKEKDIIKKEEKEREREKEKEKERERPTRGGGSSSLLKEEKEKPGSSSQLEESAGERLSMVGGSKRKEMEQLKIVRAELKKAQESQREMKLLLDMYRSAPKEQRDKVQLMAAEKKAKSEGEELRQRLRELEERERREGKKMADEEALRKIRSVEEQIDILNKKLSIAKQEEDALLSEMDVTGQAFEDMQEQNIRLMQQLREKDDANFKLMSERIKSNQIHKLLKEEKEELADQLLTLKTQVDAQLQVVRKLEEKERLLQGTISTAERELALRTQALDMNKRKAQESALLSEEVRTQLEQVQQRLSEVREEVIENSISREKESFNARRAQEDISKLRRKIEKAKKPAEKISNGDEILNEEINDYKARLTCPCCNSRVKDAVLTKCFHVFCFECVKTRYDTRQRKCPKCNAAFGANDFHRIYIG
- the rnf20 gene encoding E3 ubiquitin-protein ligase BRE1A isoform X2 produces the protein MSGQKRPADPSGPSSSGAPSEKRREREGEDGGPGVSAAAAGGSTAVETVIKLGGVSNSEEQDIKALQAKNRKLGEALDQRQVIEDELRERIERLETRQATDDASLLILNRYWNQFDENVQLIIRRYDQASSEPEKSPVGEGRSLKPETPEPDGDSNQERAKDRGHQGETTNSFLATLASSSSEEMEAELQVRVESSQKQANRVVEIYECLKGTVDQLKAEVDSGAEGSLWPVASKLNSLLTSENERLQQLTEDLKQKHSHMTSESRPLGRAANKADQRVSELQVLIEELQWDMEKIRRRENRLNAHLSEILERVNSKGYKVCGEASSVCGTITINKRKFEEMNSELEENRELADNRLTELQKLQQDLQNVHQENNNMKAELMSRAEGMVKETSEYRCLQSQFSVLYNESLILKAQLDETRARLNTTRTARLRQLEHMENDEVALQRKVRTEVFQLEDTLAQVRKEYEMLRIEFEQTLAANEQAGPINREMRHLISTLQTHNQQMKGEVVKYKMRLRETQTELNQVRASKGSAILQSQSSTEMDVKDETTSPSTPAVTGEPVVKTDPDNGSSTPSSTGASVKTEPGLEPEATVKEEEKEEKKDKEEKKEKDIIKKEEKEREREKEKEKERERPTRGGGSSSLLKEEKEKPGSSSQLEESAGERLSMVGGSKRKEMEQLKIVRAELKKAQESQREMKLLLDMYRSAPKEQRDKVQLMAAEKKAKSEGEELRQRLRELEERERREGKKMADEEALRKIRSVEEQIDILNKKLSIAKQEEDALLSEMDVTGQAFEDMQEQNIRLMQQLREKDDANFKLMSERIKSNQIHKLLKEEKEELADQLLTLKTQVDAQLQVVRKLEEKERLLQGTISTAERELALRTQALDMNKRKAQESALLSEEVRTQLEQVQQRLSEVREEVIENSISREKESFNARRAQEDISKLRRKIEKAKKPAEKISNGDEILNEEINDYKARLTCPCCNSRVKDAVLTKCFHVFCFECVKTRYDTRQRKCPKCNAAFGANDFHRIYIG
- the LOC121188033 gene encoding transmembrane protein 109-like isoform X2, whose protein sequence is MTFCASCSGRGGCAMARFFFTIYVLALGLSLGLSGAEAQQAKTTGESPPGVTLLTLITGTCREIQQYAESVVGTGVVRSTVEFFEMVIRFLAEGAASGLNVIAVYVTEILRVTGFDVALTLPRFTPEGVTAVAQWGLVALIGYWVLTIVLRLLIAVVRRVFWVVKTVLALWLFGLIATDKTASADTTAVRLAGLVLACVLLTLLTSASEKPCAVEHRLSCLEGRLKAVEKRKGE
- the LOC121188033 gene encoding transmembrane protein 109-like isoform X1; translation: MTFCASCSGRGGCAMARFFFTIYVLALGLSLGLSGAEAQQAKTTGESPPGVTLLTLITGTCREIQQYAESVVGTGVVRSTVESAVLFLESMLGQENVYTVAMFFEMVIRFLAEGAASGLNVIAVYVTEILRVTGFDVALTLPRFTPEGVTAVAQWGLVALIGYWVLTIVLRLLIAVVRRVFWVVKTVLALWLFGLIATDKTASADTTAVRLAGLVLACVLLTLLTSASEKPCAVEHRLSCLEGRLKAVEKRKGE